A stretch of DNA from Nitrospira sp. KM1:
CCATTTTTTGGGCCTGACGGAACTGTTTCTCACTCTGCCGCAGCGCTTCTTCGGCTCGTCTGCGTTCTGTACGCTCATCGCGTTCACGCAATGCGCGCTGCACGGAGGGCACGAGCCGGCCCAGACGCTGCTTGAAGACATAATCGGTCGCACCTTGGTGCATGGCATCAATCGCCAATTCTTCTCCGATCTGGCCGGACACGAATAAGAAGGGGACGTCGGGAGCGTGCTGGCGGGCGAGTGCGAGCGCGCTGATCCCGTCGAACCCGGGCAGCGAATAATCGGCGAGGATCAAGTCGAGAGTACCCTCCTTCAGGGCCGAAAAGAATTCGGCCCGGGTGTCGACTCGTTGCGTGATGCAGAAGAGGCCCGCTTCGATCAGCGTGGCACGGATGAGATCGGCGTCGAGAGGGTTATCCTCGAGATGCAGCAGGCGGAGGGGCTGATTCACGGTTCCCTTCCCCGAGACTATGAGGCGGCTTCCATCGCCGCTGGGGGCGGTTCATTGATGACACCCCAAAAGACGCCGAGTTCCTTGACGGCATTGATGAATTGGTGAAATTCCACCGGCTTGACAACATAGGCATTGGCTCCGAGCGCATAGCTCCGAGCCAGATCTTGTTCTTCCCGAGAGGAGGTGAGCATGACGACGGGAATCGGCTTCAGATCCGGGTCGCCCTTGATGATTCTGAGGACCTCCAATCCGTCAACCTTCGGCATTTTGAGATCGAGGAAGACTACTGCGGGATTACCGTGAGGGCGGGCTCTGAATGATCCGCGGCAATAGAGATAATCCAGCGCTTCTGCTCCGTCGTGACAGACGACCACTTTGTCGGCAATATGATGCTCTTCCATGGCTGCCAGCGCCAGTTCCGCGTCGCGGGGATTGTCTTCAGCCAGAAGAATCGGTTTCATCATGGTCATTGAGTATTCCTGTTCAACGGAAGTGAAAAGCGGAATGTCGCTCCTTGATCGATCGCACCTTCGGCCCAGGTCTTACCTCCGTGCCGGTGGACGATGCGTCTCACGTTCGCGAGCCCGATACCGGTCCCTTCGAACTCGTCATTTCGATGCAGGCGTTGAAAGACACCGAACAATTTATTGACATACTGCATATCGAAACCGACCCCGTTGTCCTTGACGAACAATTCGATTTCTCCGGGCGCCGCGGCAGCGACAGCCCCGATCTCAATCTTGGGAGTCTCTCTGGTCGCGGTAAATTTGACGGCATTGGATAGAAGGTTCGCATACACCTGGCGCAACATGGCCGGATCGCCGGGCACATCCGGCAACGAGCCGATTGTCCAGGAGATCGTCTTGGCTTGCAAGTCAAGTCGTAAATCGTGAATGACCGATTTCACCAGCTGGTTGAGATTCACCGTCGTCCGCAGCATCTCCTGTCGTCCCATGCGTGAAAAGACGAGCAGATCGTCGATGAGTTGCCCCATTTGCTTGGCGGAATCTGAAATGGTCTGAAGATAGCGCTGGGCTTTTTCGTTTAAGGAAGGACCGGCCGCCTTCGAGAGCAGGGAGGCATATCCATCGATATGTCGCAGCGGAGCGCGCAGATCATGTGAAACGGAATAGCTGAATGCTTCCAGCTCTTTGTTGGCGGCCTGCAGTTGCTCCCCACGGCGTTGCAGTTCGGCCGCAACCCGACGCCGGGCCGTGATGTCGTGATGAATGAGATAGTACACGGCTGCGAGCAAGACAAGGAGTAACAATGCGCCCAGGCCGAGCAGCGCGATGGTGTTGCGTGTATTGACTGTGGACTGAAGAATACGGGTTCTCATGGATTGTTGTTCGGCCGTGTCCAACTCCGCCACCACCCGATGAATCTCCACGAGTTCGACTTTGGCCGCACCCGACAGCGCCAGATGGCGAACGCCTTCCGCTCCGCCGGCGGCGCGCTGGCGGATAGCCTGCTCCTCGGAGTCGATTTGCTTCCCGATCAACTGTTCGAGAGTGGAAATGCGGGTTTGTTGCTCTGCCGAACCGGCCGTGAGGAATTCTAAATAACGGAAATATTCTGGAGCTTGGTCTTTCACCGTGCGGTGGGCCTTCAGGTAGGACTCGTCGCCCGTGACCAGAAAGCGGCGATGACCGTTCTCTGCGGCATCGAGAGTTTCAGAGATGGAGGTCAGGAGCCGGATCAATTCATGACTCGCGGTGTCCATCCGGCTGTTTTGCAACACCTCCGCGGTATTGCGGTACGAAATGGCGGTGATCACCATGATTCCCGCGAAGACCAGTCCGAATCCGGCAAGAATACGCTGCTCGATCGACCACCCCGAAAACCAACTGGCCGTGGCGGGAGTTTCGGCGCCGGAGTCGGCGACCATACCGGAATCCGTGGTGCCATGAACAGGTGAAGTCGAAGCCGAATGTTGTTGCGAGGCGGATTCCATAGGTGTTGAAAGGACGCCGGAGAAGACGACAATGGCTGCAAGAAACTGTACTCTGGCCGGCTGGACCCTGCAAGGAATATTTCAGTCCGGGTTGCGCCGCCGACTCAGTGGATATTTATTATGGGTGCGAAGAAGCGGCGATTAGAACGGAAGAGTGCCCGGGTTGGATGGCAATGAGGCGGCGGGTCCGGTCAAATTCGAGAACATCATGGTCGCGGCGACGACCCAGTCGATAACCGGTTGGGGATAGATTCCAACAATGAGTGTTCCTGCCAAGCCGACATAGACGACGGCTTTCATAGAACCCGACACCGTCAGCGGGGACGAGTCGTACGGCTCACTGATGTACATTTTCTTTACGACAATCAGATAGTAATACATGGAAATGACAATATTGATCAGACCGACGGTGATCAATGTGTATAGGCCTTCTTTGATCGCTGCGACGAAGATGTAGAGCTTTCCAATGAAACCTGCCAGAGGCGGCACACCAGCCAAGGACAATAAGAAAATCAGCATGGAAAACGCCAAGAACGGTGAACGGCGGCCCAAGCCGCTGTAATCGTCGATCTCTTCGCTGCCGATGGCCTGCCCGACCGCGATAACGATGGCGAAGGCCCCGAGATTGGCAAATAGGTAGGTCAGCAGATAGAAGAGGATGGCATCGTTGCCCATCTTCGTTCCGGCGGCCAGACCGATCAGCACGTTGCCGACCTGAGCAATTCCTGAATAGGCGAGAAGGCGCTTGATGTTGCGTTGCGCAATCGCCACGATATTGCCGTAGGTCATTGAAAGAATCGAAGCTGCAACCAGGAGGAGTACCCAGGTCGGCTTGAATGTGGCCAGCGCCACGAAGAACATGCGAAGCAAGATCGCGAACGCGGCTCCCTTGGGAGCGATCGACAGGAACGCCGTGACCGGGGTGGGGGAACCATGATAGGTGTCCGGAATCCAAGAGTGAAACGGAACGGCTCCGATCTTGAAACCCAGTGCGCCAAAGATGAGCAGAAAGCCGATGATCAAGCCTGGTGTGGCCTGGACGGACTTCATATCTGAAAAAACGAGCTTCCCGGTTTCTCCGTAAACCAGGCTGATGCCATAGGCCAATAATCCCGCCGCGAACACGCCTAATATGAAGAACTTCAGTCCAGCCTCGTTGGAGGCCACATCGTCTCGAAGATACGAAACCAGTACATAGAAACCGAACGTGGAAAATTCCAGCGTGACAAAGAGCGAAAGGAGATCGTTGGCAGAGGCCATGAACATCATGCCCAGCGCGGACATCACGACCAGGAAGTAATATTCCCCGCGGAAAAACGCGAAGCGATGCACAAACTCGACGGATGCCAAGATCACCAGCATCGTGGCCGCAACGATGAAAATCTTGAAGAAAATCGCCATACGATCGACGACGAACATATTCGCGAACAACGATCCGGAAATGCCGGAAATATCGAACCAGGCCAGGCACCCCAGGACAGCCAGCAGTCCCGCGACACTGAGGTAGGCCAATTGTTCTTTGGCCAGCCGAGGGAACGAAAAGTCGACGATAAGGATGACACAGAGCCAACAAGTCAGGAGGATCTCCGGCAGCAGCAGGAGAAGATCCGCGGATGTCATGGTCAAAGAAAATGTCATCGTACGATCCGTGATGAGTCCATAGGCTTTCGTGTGGCGAGCAGTCCGCTCTCTTCAGGTAATACGGAAGAAGCCGATGAAGGGGCGACTTCGTTCATCGCATGCGGTCGCGTCACAGGGACAACCTGGGTCACACGGGCAACCAGAGGATCGACCCCCGATCTCACCACGTTATAGAGATGCATGGGTAGAAGGCCAAAGCCGATGCTGACCGAGATCATGATGAAGAGGGGTAATCGGTCAACGGTCGCCACAGCATCGTGTGAATGACTATATTTCTGATCCATGGGACCATAGAACAGGCCGCGCATCATTTTAAAGAGATAGGCCAGTGTCAGGACGATACCGACGACAGCCACGATGACCTGGAGGGGATATTTGTTCCAGCTGCCGACAATGATCATGACTTCCGCGATGAAATTGACGGTCCCGGGCATGCCGATGGAGGCCATGCAGCCAATGACAAAGCAGCCGGCAATAAACGGCATCCGGTTTGATAAACCGCCGAGGGACGGAATGTCGCGCGTGTGCGTCTGGTCATACACCCAACCGGCCATGGCGAAC
This window harbors:
- a CDS encoding response regulator; protein product: MTMMKPILLAEDNPRDAELALAAMEEHHIADKVVVCHDGAEALDYLYCRGSFRARPHGNPAVVFLDLKMPKVDGLEVLRIIKGDPDLKPIPVVMLTSSREEQDLARSYALGANAYVVKPVEFHQFINAVKELGVFWGVINEPPPAAMEAAS
- a CDS encoding ATP-binding protein, which translates into the protein MVADSGAETPATASWFSGWSIEQRILAGFGLVFAGIMVITAISYRNTAEVLQNSRMDTASHELIRLLTSISETLDAAENGHRRFLVTGDESYLKAHRTVKDQAPEYFRYLEFLTAGSAEQQTRISTLEQLIGKQIDSEEQAIRQRAAGGAEGVRHLALSGAAKVELVEIHRVVAELDTAEQQSMRTRILQSTVNTRNTIALLGLGALLLLVLLAAVYYLIHHDITARRRVAAELQRRGEQLQAANKELEAFSYSVSHDLRAPLRHIDGYASLLSKAAGPSLNEKAQRYLQTISDSAKQMGQLIDDLLVFSRMGRQEMLRTTVNLNQLVKSVIHDLRLDLQAKTISWTIGSLPDVPGDPAMLRQVYANLLSNAVKFTATRETPKIEIGAVAAAAPGEIELFVKDNGVGFDMQYVNKLFGVFQRLHRNDEFEGTGIGLANVRRIVHRHGGKTWAEGAIDQGATFRFSLPLNRNTQ
- a CDS encoding NADH-quinone oxidoreductase subunit N yields the protein MTFSLTMTSADLLLLLPEILLTCWLCVILIVDFSFPRLAKEQLAYLSVAGLLAVLGCLAWFDISGISGSLFANMFVVDRMAIFFKIFIVAATMLVILASVEFVHRFAFFRGEYYFLVVMSALGMMFMASANDLLSLFVTLEFSTFGFYVLVSYLRDDVASNEAGLKFFILGVFAAGLLAYGISLVYGETGKLVFSDMKSVQATPGLIIGFLLIFGALGFKIGAVPFHSWIPDTYHGSPTPVTAFLSIAPKGAAFAILLRMFFVALATFKPTWVLLLVAASILSMTYGNIVAIAQRNIKRLLAYSGIAQVGNVLIGLAAGTKMGNDAILFYLLTYLFANLGAFAIVIAVGQAIGSEEIDDYSGLGRRSPFLAFSMLIFLLSLAGVPPLAGFIGKLYIFVAAIKEGLYTLITVGLINIVISMYYYLIVVKKMYISEPYDSSPLTVSGSMKAVVYVGLAGTLIVGIYPQPVIDWVVAATMMFSNLTGPAASLPSNPGTLPF